Proteins encoded within one genomic window of Empedobacter falsenii:
- a CDS encoding lipocalin family protein, producing the protein MKKSILLFGICASAFLTSCASTTVAKQEIQTGKEVRGAWTLTNVDYQGLTTNEVQGNVKITDAVAKVFDTANPECYEGSTWNLVQNNKKGTYTFNNAGGDCPSGTANIIWDLQQDGSTTYFIFKDVTGIKAKQNTAGYKMRVDYVDANSMKLVQDINANGKIAQVIYNFVR; encoded by the coding sequence ATGAAAAAAAGTATTTTATTATTTGGGATATGCGCTTCAGCATTTTTAACTTCTTGTGCATCTACAACCGTTGCAAAACAAGAAATACAAACAGGTAAAGAAGTAAGAGGTGCATGGACTTTGACAAATGTAGACTACCAAGGTTTAACAACAAACGAGGTACAAGGTAATGTAAAAATTACTGATGCAGTTGCGAAAGTTTTTGACACAGCAAATCCAGAATGTTATGAAGGTTCTACTTGGAACTTGGTTCAAAACAACAAAAAAGGAACTTACACTTTCAATAATGCAGGTGGAGATTGTCCTTCAGGAACGGCTAACATTATTTGGGATTTACAACAAGATGGTTCTACAACTTATTTCATCTTCAAAGATGTTACAGGAATCAAAGCGAAACAAAATACAGCAGGATATAAAATGCGTGTAGATTATGTTGATGCAAATTCGATGAAATTGGTACAAGATATCAATGCAAACGGAAAAATTGCTCAAGTGATTTATAACTTCGTACGTTAA
- a CDS encoding OmpA family protein: MKKINTKIAAIVLGGSFMMSSCTAVQNANNTQKGAGIGAVAGGVIGGILGNNIGKGGNTALGAVIGAAVGGAAGGVIGNNMDKQAQKIEQVLPGAEVVRTEEGINLILDENSKVTFDYNKASLTAVAKSNLDKLVEVFNEYPDTDLLIVGHTDNVGSQGYNLPLSQKRAQSVKDYLVSKGIASSRLTSKGKGLEEPIADNTTAEGRAQNRRVEIAITANEKMKADAAKEANGQ; the protein is encoded by the coding sequence ATGAAAAAAATAAATACTAAAATAGCCGCAATTGTATTAGGAGGATCATTTATGATGTCTTCTTGTACAGCTGTACAAAATGCAAATAATACACAAAAAGGTGCTGGTATTGGTGCTGTAGCTGGTGGTGTTATTGGAGGAATCTTAGGTAATAATATCGGTAAAGGTGGTAACACTGCTTTAGGTGCTGTAATTGGTGCTGCTGTAGGTGGAGCTGCTGGTGGTGTTATTGGTAACAACATGGATAAACAAGCGCAAAAAATTGAGCAAGTTTTACCAGGTGCAGAAGTTGTAAGAACGGAAGAAGGGATTAACTTAATTTTAGATGAAAACTCTAAAGTTACTTTTGATTACAACAAAGCTTCTTTAACTGCTGTTGCTAAATCTAACTTAGATAAATTAGTAGAAGTTTTCAATGAATATCCTGATACAGATTTATTAATCGTTGGGCACACTGATAACGTAGGTTCTCAAGGTTATAATTTACCATTATCTCAAAAACGTGCACAATCTGTAAAAGATTATTTAGTTTCTAAAGGGATTGCTTCTTCTCGTTTAACATCGAAAGGAAAAGGTTTAGAAGAGCCAATTGCTGATAATACAACTGCAGAAGGACGTGCTCAAAACCGTCGTGTAGAAATTGCGATTACTGCAAACGAAAAAATGAAAGCGGACGCTGCTAAAGAAGCTAACGGACAATAA
- the mnmG gene encoding tRNA uridine-5-carboxymethylaminomethyl(34) synthesis enzyme MnmG: protein MIFQSEYDVIVVGGGHAGAEATAAAANLGAKTLLVTMNLQTIGQMSCNPAMGGIAKGQIVREIDALGGYSGIITDKTAIQFKMLNQSKGPAMWSPRAQSDRMRFAEEWRLSLERTENVDFFQDMVKNLIIENGKVCGVITAMGMKIRSKSVVLTNGTFLNGLIHIGEKQFGGGRMGESAAFGITEQLVDLGFEAGRMKTGTPPRVDGRSIDYTKMVEQPGDENPSKFSYTNTPKLTKQRSCWITYTNQEVHDLLREGFDRSPMFNGTIKSTGPRYCPSIEDKINRFADKDRHQIFAEPEGWHTMEFYINGFSTSLPDDIQARALRSVPGFENAKILRPGYAIEYDYFPPTQLKHTLETKLIDNLYCAGQINGTTGYEEAASQGLMAGINAVLKIKGKDPFILNRNEAYIGVLIDDLITKGTEEPYRMFTSRAEYRILLRQDNADERLTRKSFELGLASEDRLRRMEEKFDKAEKLVNYFEENSIKPQEINDVIEEREGTPLKQPNKMISVISRPELKLSDFTKLNRVKEFIETNEYDQEELEQTEIQIKYKGYIKKEQQNADKLHRLENLKIPADIDYHVFGSMSIEARQKLTKIKPATVAQASRISGVSPADISVLLIYMGR from the coding sequence ATGATATTTCAATCAGAATATGATGTAATTGTAGTTGGTGGTGGTCACGCAGGTGCAGAAGCAACAGCGGCAGCAGCCAATTTAGGAGCAAAAACGCTTCTTGTTACAATGAACTTACAAACAATCGGACAAATGTCTTGTAATCCTGCTATGGGTGGAATAGCAAAAGGACAAATTGTTCGCGAGATTGACGCTTTAGGTGGATACTCTGGTATTATTACCGACAAAACTGCGATTCAATTCAAGATGCTGAATCAATCAAAAGGTCCTGCAATGTGGTCTCCACGTGCACAATCAGATCGTATGCGTTTTGCAGAAGAATGGCGTTTATCTTTAGAGAGAACAGAGAATGTTGACTTCTTTCAAGATATGGTTAAAAATTTAATCATTGAAAATGGTAAAGTTTGTGGAGTAATTACAGCAATGGGAATGAAAATTCGTTCTAAATCTGTTGTTCTTACAAATGGTACTTTCTTGAATGGTTTGATTCATATCGGAGAAAAACAATTTGGAGGTGGACGCATGGGAGAATCTGCTGCTTTTGGAATTACGGAACAATTGGTTGATTTAGGTTTCGAAGCTGGAAGAATGAAAACAGGAACTCCTCCTCGTGTAGATGGTCGTTCTATCGATTATACGAAAATGGTTGAACAACCAGGTGATGAAAATCCTTCGAAATTCTCTTACACAAATACGCCAAAATTAACAAAACAACGTTCTTGTTGGATTACCTATACAAATCAAGAAGTTCACGATTTATTGCGCGAAGGTTTTGATCGTTCTCCAATGTTTAACGGAACAATTAAATCGACTGGACCAAGATATTGTCCATCTATCGAAGATAAAATTAATCGTTTTGCAGACAAAGATCGTCATCAAATTTTTGCAGAACCGGAAGGTTGGCACACAATGGAATTCTACATAAATGGATTCTCAACTTCTTTGCCTGATGATATTCAAGCAAGAGCTTTACGTTCTGTTCCTGGTTTTGAAAATGCAAAAATTTTGCGTCCTGGATATGCCATCGAATACGATTATTTCCCACCGACACAATTAAAACATACGTTAGAAACTAAACTAATTGATAATTTATATTGTGCTGGACAAATTAACGGAACAACAGGTTATGAAGAAGCTGCTTCTCAAGGCTTGATGGCGGGTATAAATGCTGTGTTAAAAATTAAAGGAAAAGATCCATTTATCTTAAATCGTAACGAAGCATATATAGGAGTTTTAATCGACGATTTAATTACAAAAGGTACAGAAGAACCTTATCGTATGTTTACGTCTCGTGCAGAATATCGTATCTTATTGAGACAAGATAATGCAGATGAACGTTTAACACGAAAAAGTTTTGAACTTGGTTTAGCCTCAGAAGATCGCTTGAGAAGAATGGAAGAAAAATTTGATAAAGCTGAAAAGCTTGTTAATTATTTCGAAGAAAATTCTATCAAGCCACAAGAGATAAATGATGTAATTGAAGAGCGTGAAGGAACACCTTTGAAACAACCAAACAAAATGATTTCGGTTATTTCTCGTCCTGAATTAAAGCTTTCTGACTTCACAAAATTGAATCGTGTGAAAGAATTTATTGAAACGAATGAATACGATCAAGAAGAATTAGAGCAAACAGAAATTCAGATCAAATACAAAGGTTATATTAAGAAAGAACAACAGAATGCAGATAAATTGCATCGTTTGGAAAATCTAAAAATTCCAGCTGATATAGATTATCATGTTTTTGGTTCGATGTCGATAGAAGCTCGTCAAAAATTAACAAAAATAAAACCTGCAACGGTAGCGCAAGCATCAAGAATTAGTGGTGTGTCGCCAGCAGACATAAGTGTATTATTAATTTACATGGGAAGATAA
- a CDS encoding class I SAM-dependent methyltransferase translates to MENVPRETSQENPSKEGFSGIKKLDLKDYFLTGEKFEIYEDSETEVLYTLPQPIENLGKYYESKNYISHTDGKKSIFERFYQMAKSINLNNKLELINKVGTGKKILDYGCGVGDFLEHLQKNGYDVLGMEPNDSARRIAQSKVGIEKVTSTELEQNTEKYDVITLWHVLEHIPNLKEIITELKKHLTKSGILVIAVPNHQSYDAKYYGEHWAAYDVPRHLWHFTETSMRKLFSNFGMKIESIHPMKLDSFYVSLLSEKYKGNKLGFINALRIGLKSNTQAKKTGQYSSLIYIIKAEN, encoded by the coding sequence ATGGAAAATGTTCCACGTGAAACATCTCAAGAAAATCCTTCAAAAGAAGGATTTTCTGGTATTAAGAAATTAGATTTAAAAGATTATTTTTTAACAGGAGAAAAGTTCGAGATTTACGAAGATTCAGAAACCGAAGTTTTGTATACTCTCCCCCAGCCTATCGAAAATTTAGGAAAGTATTACGAAAGTAAAAATTACATTTCCCATACCGATGGAAAGAAATCTATTTTCGAACGTTTTTATCAAATGGCAAAATCAATCAATCTAAATAATAAATTAGAATTGATTAATAAAGTTGGTACTGGTAAAAAAATTCTAGATTATGGTTGTGGCGTTGGAGATTTTTTAGAGCATCTTCAAAAAAATGGTTACGATGTTTTGGGAATGGAACCAAATGATTCGGCAAGACGAATTGCGCAATCAAAAGTTGGAATCGAAAAAGTTACTTCTACAGAATTAGAACAGAATACAGAAAAGTATGATGTGATTACCTTGTGGCATGTTTTAGAACATATCCCTAATCTGAAAGAAATAATTACAGAACTAAAGAAACATTTAACAAAAAGTGGTATCTTAGTAATAGCTGTACCAAACCACCAATCGTATGATGCTAAATATTATGGTGAACATTGGGCGGCTTATGATGTACCTCGTCATTTATGGCATTTCACAGAAACCAGCATGCGAAAGTTATTTAGCAACTTTGGTATGAAAATTGAATCTATCCACCCGATGAAATTAGATTCATTTTATGTGAGTCTACTATCTGAAAAATATAAAGGTAATAAGTTAGGTTTTATCAATGCGCTTAGAATTGGTTTGAAGTCTAATACTCAAGCTAAAAAAACAGGTCAATATTCGTCTTTAATCTATATTATTAAAGCTGAAAATTAA
- the ybeY gene encoding rRNA maturation RNase YbeY, with translation MIELFYETDFELKDAQTWIDWIVESMKNEGKTLEDLNYIFCDDEYLLQINRQYLDHDYYTDVIGFDNSIEDELMGDIFISVERIKDNAEQNGVSFENELARVVIHGILHFAGYMDKEPDDKELMTAKENQYLETFSSYLNQ, from the coding sequence ATGATAGAATTATTTTACGAAACAGATTTTGAGCTAAAAGATGCTCAAACTTGGATAGATTGGATCGTAGAGAGTATGAAGAATGAAGGGAAAACATTAGAAGATTTAAACTATATTTTCTGTGATGATGAATACTTACTTCAAATTAATCGACAATATTTAGACCACGATTATTACACAGATGTTATCGGGTTCGATAATTCTATTGAAGACGAATTGATGGGTGATATTTTTATTAGCGTCGAACGAATCAAAGATAATGCAGAGCAAAATGGTGTTTCTTTTGAGAACGAATTGGCTCGTGTTGTTATCCACGGAATATTACATTTTGCTGGTTATATGGACAAAGAACCAGATGACAAAGAATTGATGACTGCTAAAGAAAATCAATATTTAGAAACATTTAGTAGCTATCTAAATCAATAA